A region of Salvia splendens isolate huo1 chromosome 17, SspV2, whole genome shotgun sequence DNA encodes the following proteins:
- the LOC121773496 gene encoding E3 ubiquitin-protein ligase COP1-like isoform X1, whose product MGEIVEFQVRTVWDILGERMDGVDRAERRPSLKERLGLKGLGCCGPSWGIGPTSMSVIGDDEGVGGRESPDPVPVAAPCVPQSPGMNLAAALAAERQIRAALDFGNVAGTPSRVSLMTLLEETDGCDGEMRRREEGESDSVCCVCMGRRKGAAFIPCGHTFCRVCSRELWLNRGSCPLCNRFIHEILDIY is encoded by the coding sequence ATGGGTGAAATCGTGGAGTTTCAGGTGAGGACCGTGTGGGACATCCTTGGGGAGAGAATGGACGGCGTGGATCGCGCGGAGAGGAGGCCCAGTTTGAAGGAACGGCTCGGATTGAAGGGGCTGGGCTGCTGTGGGCCGAGTTGGGGGATTGGGCCCACGTCCATGAGCGTGATTGGTGATGATGAGGGTGTAGGTGGGCGTGAATCACCTGATCCGGTGCCGGTTGCGGCGCCGTGCGTGCCGCAGTCGCCGGGGATGAATCTGGCGGCGGCGCTGGCGGCGGAGAGGCAGATCAGGGCGGCGCTGGATTTTGGGAATGTGGCGGGAACGCCATCGAGGGTGTCGTTGATGACGCTGCTGGAGGAAACGGACGGCTGCGATGGGGAGATGAGGAGGAGAGAGGAGGGGGAGAGTGATTCGGTGTGCTGCGTGTGCATGGGAAGGAGGAAGGGAGCGGCGTTCATACCATGTGGGCATACTTTTTGTAGGGTGTGTTCGAGGGAGCTGTGGTTGAACCGAGGCTCCTGTCCCCTCTGCAACCGCTTCATTCATGAGATTCTCGACATTTACTAA
- the LOC121773496 gene encoding baculoviral IAP repeat-containing protein 7-like isoform X2 yields the protein MDGVDRAERRPSLKERLGLKGLGCCGPSWGIGPTSMSVIGDDEGVGGRESPDPVPVAAPCVPQSPGMNLAAALAAERQIRAALDFGNVAGTPSRVSLMTLLEETDGCDGEMRRREEGESDSVCCVCMGRRKGAAFIPCGHTFCRVCSRELWLNRGSCPLCNRFIHEILDIY from the coding sequence ATGGACGGCGTGGATCGCGCGGAGAGGAGGCCCAGTTTGAAGGAACGGCTCGGATTGAAGGGGCTGGGCTGCTGTGGGCCGAGTTGGGGGATTGGGCCCACGTCCATGAGCGTGATTGGTGATGATGAGGGTGTAGGTGGGCGTGAATCACCTGATCCGGTGCCGGTTGCGGCGCCGTGCGTGCCGCAGTCGCCGGGGATGAATCTGGCGGCGGCGCTGGCGGCGGAGAGGCAGATCAGGGCGGCGCTGGATTTTGGGAATGTGGCGGGAACGCCATCGAGGGTGTCGTTGATGACGCTGCTGGAGGAAACGGACGGCTGCGATGGGGAGATGAGGAGGAGAGAGGAGGGGGAGAGTGATTCGGTGTGCTGCGTGTGCATGGGAAGGAGGAAGGGAGCGGCGTTCATACCATGTGGGCATACTTTTTGTAGGGTGTGTTCGAGGGAGCTGTGGTTGAACCGAGGCTCCTGTCCCCTCTGCAACCGCTTCATTCATGAGATTCTCGACATTTACTAA